GAATGAGTTTTCAAGCCTACACATTTATGGTGTAAGTATTTTGAATCGTTCTAGCCAAAGGGATAATCAAGGTCTAGAACTAGATATGTTCAATGACGGTTATCACTCAAGCTGGTCATTTGATGATGTCAAACATAGGTTTACAATCACTCTCATCAACTGGATCTCATACCACATAGATTATATTGCGTTTTATCGAAGAGATCAATTCCTTATGCTTTGGGTCTCAAAGCAAACTTTCAGCGACTACAACAACATAGTCACCTGGATCCTTGTTGTCTTGCTACTTTGGGTAGTGCCTCTCTGGTGAGAATGCAAGCATCGGTTCTTTCAGCAATGTCACTTAGTCATATGACTGTGACCAAGCTCGAAGTCTTCGAGCATGACCTCTTGATTCACCATGATCACACATGTGCTAGTGGGCTCTCAAGCCATTGGTTCATAGCTTTCTTGGAATTGAAATTGATGgctcttatctttcttttttgacattGGGGGATGTCTTCTATTGTAATGTTTTTAAACTTCGAGACTATTGTCCTCTGCGTTGtacttgtttctcttttatctGAATGAAAAGcaagttgtttgagaaaaaaaaaatatgtattctcTCGCTcttattttatatgtaattaagtagaaaccCTGTATAGCAAAGTAGCATATCTTGATCTACACGTACTTACTCAGTATTCTATAATTCACATAAGTTATTAATTTCTTAtcataatattttgagaaaaaataatctaaagaaaatCCAGTTGAGAATTGGTTGGTGGATCTCCCTCATCACATCACTCGGGCATCTTTTAGCGACAAGAATCCTAAAGGAAAAAATCATTCCAGTACACGTACACATATGTTCTTTTGCGGTggtattatatgattatttgttACTATTACTATTCACTAATACTTACTATATTGgcacaaaatatattaaattagagTTCATTCAATCAACGCACGTCTTATGGAAAAGATAAAATAGTcagacattttttttgtttcttaatttatctattgtttctaacttttatctttttgtcattATTAGTCATTAGCATCGTCATCCCTTTCgttgagaagatgatgattctcCCACGGCTCAGGCGCTCGGCTTTTCTCTGATACCATGAACGCAGATAATATATCGATCAAGAATTGTTTAGCACCagagaaaaatgaaatgaagaaaggcaagaagaagaagagaccaagatcaaatgaaacaaaattttgcagAATCCAAGTTCTCATCAGAAATAACTCAAACAACAAGAAGGTATAAAACAAGATGCGTTTTGTTGATAAACAAATCACACAACTAAGTGATGATTTGTTTAACTCATTTGGAATCATAAACAGATGTATCAAGAACCCAAACGGCCGGCCAAAATACAGACCCGATCCATAACTTTCCATCTTTAGTCTCATAAGCCTCACTAGCATACTTCACCGCGCTCCCTTCACTGTCCTCAAGAATCTCAAGAATCTCCCCCGTCTCTCCAGAGAGTTTCACGACAACTCCATGAGGTTTTCCTCCGTTGGTTAGATGAATCGCGGTCTCCATCTTCATTACCTTCATGAAAAACCTCCCGATCCAAGGGTGGAACTGACACAAACGACTGAACAAACTGTCTTTGCTATGTATTGCGACCCAGAAATCTCCCGTTGGCGTACGCCGGATGTTGTCTGGCCCCCCCGGGAGAGTCGCGAAAATCTCGTTTGTCCCTGATTTGGGACCTTTGACCCATATCCTACGGCAAGAGTTCAAACTGCTCTCGCATGTGACTACAAACGATCCGTCTTTGCTTAGAGCTAGACCATTTGGTAACAGAAGATTGTCCGCAATAACTTTGGCCTCTTTCGTCTtcatattgtatttaattactCTTCCCTCCTTCCTCCCGCACATAGACACGTAGAATACTTCCCtatatatccaacaaaacaatcatACCAAATTTACAAGTTGTACTCATACGAAATCAAATTGGTGATCTTTTGAACATAATAAAAGTCTCTAACTATGTTTAGGtcaagttatatttattttcttctaaccaacaaatatatattcatgtgtTAAAGCTGGCGAGTGTAATAAAATTTACCCGAAGTGGTATGTATCGCTGCTATCAGTGAAATAGAtaacatcttcctcttcgtctATGTCCCCTTGGTTggcaaacataattttattttcatcaacTTCATCAAGAAGTAACTCGGCCAAGCCTCCCTCTGGTCCGACCTTCATGAGCCCGAAGTAACCATCGCATATGTACAAATCTCCTGTTTTCCTATCGAAGCTAAGTCCCAATGGTCTCCCACAACTTGGTACCACCTCATGCATCGAACAGTTATCTCTTCATTCACCAAAAAAAGTAAATCCAGTTAACTGGGAACAACGTTATATAAaccatattaaaaaacaaaaacaaaaacagaggaagggcagtttggtttttttggggTTACGATTGAACCTGTGAGGGGAAGTATGTGCAAACTCGACCCAGCCGAGTTCTTCACCTCGCCATTGGAGGATACGACCGTCGGTGACGCTGACGTAAGGGCCTTCACCTTTCAGATCGAACTCTAAGCTCTCTGGTCCATAGGCGGGAAGAGGAATGGTCTTAGCATCTTGGAGAACATGTTTCGAGCCCTTTATGTTGTCCGACTGGATGATTGATGCCCAGAAGAAATAGCAAAGGACGGCTAAAATAACCGGAGCGGCGGCGACTGGGGTCAGAACTCTCCTGTTAATCGGCATCtttctgtgtgtgtgtggaaTATGATGATACTGAAACTACGaagactctataaatagatTAAAGATGTGGAAGGTgagtctttttaaaaaaagtgaTTTCGGACATAAACACACGTTACACACgttaaaaacttaatatatCAATGTCATCGCTCAGCTCAACGTGCCACGTACCagtcaaaattataaaaagctttaaaaaaatatcaacaacGACAAAAGATTTGGGAAGCTGgaacttaaattttttaaatgctAATTGACTCACAAGTTGTacgaagaaaaataattgaactCGTAAGAGAATATATTTGTCATGATCTCGAatcttctttttcaaaaaatttgtaatgatAATTTGGAAAAAGTATGAGACAGGTACACCAACTAATTATTATACTTAACTTTATACAGAAAGACGTATATGAAAAATGTACAagacagttaaaaaaattacactaaCTTAATTTTTAGGTTTCATTTAATGTATATcatatttaaatgattatttatatcaatttaaaaCTCTGAGAGGCTtctataaatttgtttcatGATAAGAGATTTACATTTAATACTCAAATGTTTACACGTTTGATAGTAAACCTCTGATCTTGTTGAAAGTACACACACGCGTAATATTTGCTTTTGGTTAATGTATTTTTCAGTTCTAAAACTTACAATAACTAGAAATTTGAATCTTTTGGGTTAAtgcatttctctttcttctcttttgtgagGCCATATATACTACTtcgaaatatattaaaaagattcTGACAACAATAATTTCActagatttattttaattatttacctTCTTCAATAGAACAAAACTCTAGCTAATCCTCTCAAAAGGATACAACATTGACCCACTGGCgtgttttggttgtgttttagtccgctataaattaattttggcGGTTTCCTAGTGAATTTTTACGAAAGTGAAAACCATATAGGATATATGCCCATTGTTTTACGATGAGTTCTTCGTAGGAcccttgttttcttttctcatagTACAGAATGTGA
The Camelina sativa cultivar DH55 chromosome 6, Cs, whole genome shotgun sequence genome window above contains:
- the LOC104791990 gene encoding protein STRICTOSIDINE SYNTHASE-LIKE 8 — protein: MPINRRVLTPVAAAPVILAVLCYFFWASIIQSDNIKGSKHVLQDAKTIPLPAYGPESLEFDLKGEGPYVSVTDGRILQWRGEELGWVEFAHTSPHRDNCSMHEVVPSCGRPLGLSFDRKTGDLYICDGYFGLMKVGPEGGLAELLLDEVDENKIMFANQGDIDEEEDVIYFTDSSDTYHFGEVFYVSMCGRKEGRVIKYNMKTKEAKVIADNLLLPNGLALSKDGSFVVTCESSLNSCRRIWVKGPKSGTNEIFATLPGGPDNIRRTPTGDFWVAIHSKDSLFSRLCQFHPWIGRFFMKVMKMETAIHLTNGGKPHGVVVKLSGETGEILEILEDSEGSAVKYASEAYETKDGKLWIGSVFWPAVWVLDTSVYDSK